The genome window GgtttttaataggaaaaaaagctgattttaaaaatgtacgtGCTGGTCATGtacaggagcagtggctcatgcctgtaatcccagcatttcgggaggctgaggcagatcacttgaggtcacgagttcgagaccagcctggccaacatagcaaaatccggtctctactaaaaatacaaaaatttgatgggcatggtgacgtgcacccgtagtcccagctacttgggaggctgagtcatgagaatcacttgaatcacacaggtggaggttgcagtgagctgagctcatgccactgcactccagcctgggtgatagagtgagactttgtctcaaaaaaataaatagtgaaaAGTATACACAAAGACAAAGGGCCAAGAATAGTCAAGGTGcctgtctttgttttttgctgctataaaagaatatgtgagactgggcaatttaaagagaaaataaatttatttggcccctggttctggaggctgcaaagtccaagattggggggctgcatctggtgaaggccttcttgctgcatcctcagaGGATTGAGGGGCTTAGTGGAGGCAGATTACATGGAAACAGGTATGTATGATTTGTAGGGCATGGGCTGGCTGGACAGTCAGGCAAAGGGTAGTCCATGGCAATTAAGGACCTTGGACTTTATCCAGAGAAAATGGAAGATTTTTAGGCAGCAGGCATGGCCACTGTCATGGTCAGTTTTTGTTTAGAAAGATCACTCTAGCAGCAGGTGGTTCAGGAAAGACAGGAAGGACTGAGACTGGAAGCACAGAGATGAGTGATGAATTCGTTGCAGTTGTTCATGCTGTGGGATGATGTGTGTGGGagcgtgggggtgggggtggcagtggAGATTATTTAGGAAATAACTGGATAGGACCTGTTGCCTAGGGAAGAGGAAAGAATCTGGTGTGAGGCCTGTGTTCAGGGAGATGTCTGGGCTGAGGTTTTCTGGAAGAAGCAGTTCTAGACCAGTCAACTGAGACAGAGAAAGGCCCTTTTGGAGCTGGAGTGCACTCCCTACTCAAACCTCCAGTCTCCTGGGACGAAAATGCACACCAAACTGTGCTggttttaaaatgtctaaaaagtCTTCCTCCCTTCAAAAGGTGAAGCAACTTCATGAGAGGCTATGATCTAGAACCACCCAGCTACACTGTTGCTagattcctgaccctcagaaTAGTATGAGATAATATGTGTTGTTTTCaatcagctgatttttttttttttttgagacggagtctcgctctgttgcccaggctagagtgcagtgacttgatctcagctcactgcaagttccgcctcccgggttcacgccattcctgccttagcctccagagtagccacgactacaggtgcacgctgccacgcccggctaatttttttgtttttttttttagtagatacggggtttcaccgtgttagccaggatggtctctatcccctgacctcgtgatccgcccacctcggcctcccaaagtgctgagattacaggcgtgagccaccgcgcccggccaatctgcTGAATTTTGGGGGTAATCTGCCACACTGCAGTAAATAACTACCAGCGATGACCAAACTTTTACCCTTCCAGACCTTGCAGACCAGGCAGCTAACACTTCCCATCCCACGGTCTCAGGAAACACCACTTTCCACTCCTGTGTCCCCGACAGGAATCATCAGACAAGTCGAACTCTCACCTTCTCAAGCAACACAACCCACCCTCCTGGCCTAGCCCGCTCCTGAAGCCTCACTCAGTCTCACCTCAGCCCCTACGCAATTCCTCTCAGTTGTCAGGCCTCCATCGGCGGGGGTCGAGTGTTGTGTGTGACCCCAGGTCTCCAGCAAGGTATAGTGGGAGGGAAGCATCCGGGAGAAGAGAGGTGGATtggcctctccctctcccccataCCGCCACCCTCCCTCACGCCCATATCCTGTCCAAGGCTCTTCCCGCGTCTGCTTCTGAAATCCCTCCACATCCCTCCACCCCATGTGCCCTACTCGTTGCACAGGAGCAGAGAGAACCGCAGAACACACGTCTACGATTATGCCACTCTTCAGATTTACATCTTGCAGCAACTTCCCACTGCGTTAGAACGGAAGTAAACCTCCCAACTCACAGACCTCACCCGAGCCCCCACGTCCCGCGTCGCCGGCCTCTCAACCGACGGTGCCCTGATCCTCTCGGAGCGAGCGCCGCGGGCTGCGCCGGGTCCCAGGCCTGCGCCTCTTCCCCATTTCCCAGGGGTCTTTGCCGACCACCCTCCTGCGCCACAGCTGCTCAAGTTCTGTTTACTTGCTTTTCCCTCCCCACCAAAAGGTGAGCCTTGAGAAGACACACCCTTGTGTAGAGCTTTGAACTTTTATCCGGAAAGGTGCCGGGCACATAGTCGGTGCCCGGGAGCACTTGCGAGACCGCCCTGCAGCCTCTTTCCGGATCCCCCAGGCACCCCCGACCCCGGCCTCGCCCCACCCTGCCCTCGCCCCAGCCCCGCCCTGCCCTCGCCCCAGCCCCCGCCCCAGCCCCGCCCCGACCCTGTCTCAGCTTCGCCTGGGCTTCATCCCGCCCCAGCCTcgcccagcccctcctctcctctccccgcCCGTCCCcttcccgcccccgccccgcctcgcctaGCCCCGCCCCAGCCCCGTCCCAGCTTCGCCTGAGCCAGGTCCCAGCCCCGTCCCACCTTCGCCGCGCCCCAGCTTCATCCCGCCCCAGCCTCGCCCCTTCCCCTCAGGGCccccgcgccccgccccgccccgccccgcccgcgaCCCTGCGGAACCTAGAGTCGCAGGCGCCCTCTTGGAGGACGGAATTCGACGTCGGACTCCGCCTCGCGTAGTTCCGGTGGCGACTGCGGAGCATGGCGGTGAGCGGTGTGGAGAAGACGCGCGGGTGGCTGGGCGTCGCACTGTCGGTGGCCCTCCGTGACCCTCGTGCTGCCCCCCTTTCTCCAGGCCCTAGGACATCTTGCCGGGGAGGCAGCGGCGGCCCCAGGCCCGGGTACTCCCTGCGCGTCCCGCAGACACCGGCTTCCCGGCCTGGTTTCCAGCGTCCGGAATCCCTCCACTGTCTGTCTCTGCCCAGGGCAACCCACGAGCAGTAACGCCGACCCCAGAGCGCACCCGTTAGGCGATGAAGGCAGTGCAGCGtcgaaaaaacaaaagaataagaagaaaaccCGGAACAGGGCCTCTGTGGCAAATGGAGGCGAGAAGGCCTCAGAGAAACCCGCCCCAGAAGAAGTGCCCCTAAGCGCTGAGGCCCAGGCAAGGGCGGGCGTCAGTCAGGAAGGGTGGAATCCCCTAGTGCGAATCCACGGGCACATGTGATCTGGGGTCCGCAGAGTTAAGGCGGGGAGGGGGATGGGATGGGGCCAGGCGCTGTTTTGTGTCCCAGTGCCCTCTCACAGCCACTTCCCCAAATCCGTCACAGGCGCAGCAGTTGGCCCAGGAATTGGCTTGGTGTGTGGAACAACTGGAGCTTGGCCTCAAGAGGCAGAAACCCACCCCAAAACAGAGTAAGGGACCTTTCTATAGAGTTGGGGAATGTGAAGAGTGGCACCGCCTGGCCTGCAGGTGCTGGCAGAGGTGAAGTTGTTTCCTTTGCGGTGGGGCGGTAGGAGGTCAGTAGTAGAGGTTTTCACTAGTCCTTTGTTTTTATTCGCAGAAGAGCAGGCTATTGGAGCAATCCGAACCCTGCGCAGCAAAAGAACGCCCCTGCCCCGGAAGAGGCAGTTGATGCACTCCTtgtttggagactatagggctcaGATGGAAGCCGAATGGCGTGAGGCCCTGCGGGCTCTCAGATCTGGTGAGGAGCTAGTAACTGGTTGATTTAGGAAGGCCTAATTTAAGGAGGAAGTGCCTAGGGGGTGAAAGGAAGAAGGCCCAGAGCAACAAGGCTGGTGGGGGAAGGAGATGAGCTCAGGGAAGCCTGAGGGAACAGggaaagagcaaggatggacctgtctctccttttcccaggactgaacctgggaagcagcgGGGAGGTCATGGGAGGAGCGGGAAAGAGTGTGACCCTGTGTTGGTCCTGCTCCTGGCTTGGGGAAAGCTGCGTTATGTTTTTGTGTCTTGGCTCTCTCTACTGGCAACGAAGCCATATCCCATAACAGTTTGAGTGCAATTCCTGGAGCCAGATGagctaggttcaaatcctggatcTACCACATAGTAGTACTAACACCTTTTGCAAACTACTGAACCTCTCTAAATGGGCGGTGATAGTAATATCAACCTTACAAATTTGAGGAATTAGTTAATTTATTCAAAGTGGTTAGAATTGTATGGGCAAACATAACTGTACAGGTAATGTTAGCTGTTGTTATTCAGTTCTCACATACGCTGCTTCTCTCCCCTGACAGCTGCTTATTTAGCCCAGGTGCAGCCTGTAGATGGAGCCACCAGAAAGAAGAG of Macaca fascicularis isolate 582-1 chromosome 8, T2T-MFA8v1.1 contains these proteins:
- the LOC102122596 gene encoding UPF0488 protein C8orf33, producing MAALGHLAGEAAAAPGPGTPCASRRHRLPGLVSSVRNPSTVCLCPGQPTSSNADPRAHPLGDEGSAASKKQKNKKKTRNRASVANGGEKASEKPAPEEVPLSAEAQAQQLAQELAWCVEQLELGLKRQKPTPKQKEQAIGAIRTLRSKRTPLPRKRQLMHSLFGDYRAQMEAEWREALRALRSAAYLAQVQPVDGATRKKSRRVCRPRPIGRSKATLDTPDEEFRFNFF